The DNA region ggagtccttacacggggcaaggttcttcacaaaattggatctcaggagcgcatataacttggtgcgcattagggagggcgatgagtggaagacagcatttagtactacatccggccattacgagtatctcgtcatgccatatgggttaatgaatactccatcagtcttccaatcgtttgtagacgaacttttccgggacatgcaggcgcagggagtagtggtgtacatagatgatattcttgtgtacagtgctactcgggccgagcatgtagccctggtgcgcagggtattgaggagactgttggagcatgacctgtatgtcaaagctgagaaatgtctgttcttccaggagtcagtttcctttttgggttaccagttgtctgcgtcaggggtgagaatggaggtggaccgagtgtccgccgtgcgtaattggcaaaccccaactacggttaaagaggtgcagcggttcttgggttttgcgaattactaccggaggtttatccggggttttggacaggtggcagctcccataacgtctcttctgaaggggggtccggtgcgcttgcagtggtcagctgaggcggacagggcctttgggagactgaaggacctgtttacctcggccccggtgttggcgcacccggatcccactttacccttccaagttgaggtggacgcgtctgaggccggtatcggggcagttctttctcaacgatccggtacaccacctaagctccgcccctgtgctttttattctaagaagctcagtccggcggagcggaattatgacgtaggggacagggagctgttagccgtagtacaggccctaaaggtgtggaggcattggcttgaggggggctcagcaccctttcctcattctgaccgaccatcgtaacctggagtacattcgggcagctaggagactgaatcctcgccaggctcgatggactatgtttctcgcccggtttgtgttcaagatcacttacatccctgggtcccagaacgggaaggcagatgctctgtcccgtcggtatgacatggaggagaggtgtgtggagtccattcccatactaccggagtcttgtctggtggcaccggtggtgtgggaggtcgatgcggagatcgagcgggcgttacgcaccgagcctagtcctccacagtgtccggtgggtcgggtgtacgtcccgctcgaggtccgggatcggctgatttattgggctcacacgtccccctcctctggacatccgggtattggccggacggtgcactgccttagtatgaagtactggtggccaacgttagccagggatgtgagggtttatgtctcctcctgctcagtgtgtgcccagtgtaaggcgcccagacacttgcccaggggtaaattacagcccctgcccgttccacaacgaccctggtctcacctctcggtggattttgttaccgatcttccctcctcacaggggaataccaccatcctggtcgttgtggatcggttctcgaaggcctgtcgtctccttcccatgccgggtcttccctacggccctacagaccgctgaggctctatttactcacgtcttccggcattacggggtgcccgaggatatagtgtccgatcgaggtccccagtttacctccagagtctggagagcatttatggaacgtttgggggtctcggtgagccttacctcgggttaccacccggagagtaatgggcaggttgaacgagtcaaccaggatgtgggtaggtttctgaggtcatattgtcagggccggccggaggagtgggcgagatatgtgccctgggccgagatggcacagaactctctccgccactcctccacccaactaaccccttttcagtgtgtattagggtaccagccggttctggcaccatggcatgagagccagatcgaggcccccgctgtggatgagtgggtgcggcgctcggaggagacgtgggacgctgcacacgtccatctgcagcgtgccatacgtcgacagaagacgagcgccgacctacaccgtagtgaggggccagtgtacgcacctggagatcgagtctggctctcaaccagaaacctgcccctccgcctgccctgccggaagctgggtcggcggtttgtgggggccttttaaagtcctgaggagattgaacgaggtgagttacaggttagaactacctattgattacaagaatattaacccctcgttccatgtgtctctcctcaggccggggtggtagctggtccactccaggactttgagattgaggagactcctccgccccgttggacatcgaggggctccggcgtacacggttcggaccatcctggattcgagacgccggatgggggtctccaatatctcgtggagtgggagggatacggtccggaggagcggtgctgggtgccaaggagggacattctggatccgtccctgatgaccgaattccatcgtggtcatcctacgcgccctgctcccgcgtccccctggtcgtccccgaggccggaggcgcagcgcggctggagccgcgcgtcaagggggtactgtcacggttttcgccgaggcggctcctcctccttgttcgggcaggtttcgccggtcgtcgtctccggagttctagctgccaccgctctatgtttcttgtttgtttggttttgtctgttagtcacacctgttttgtgttaggtctcatttagcaccctatttagtttccttgttgttaggtttgtgttgtgtgtaattgttcgtgtcgtggttgcgctacccgtgtcggtacgctatttttcctgagcttcctccttgttgtgtgaggagagatttacgcacctgtgtgtgcgcttgtagttacgcctgtgtgcgtctttttgcctccgggctgttttggattaattttcgtgctcagtaaagtcttgttggacttaccctctgctgcctgcgcctgattctacaccacacccatacacagcaccgtgacagcaacaaaataggaaaaatgccaagggggatgaatacttttgcaaggcactgtatatggagcTACTGCATGTCTTCAGTTGTCCATATAAAATAGGTCATCGTTGATCTTgtctttgtgtgagtgtgtgcttgagttggtgtgtgtgtatttgaacTTGGGTGGGTGTGTGagggtctgtgtctatttgtgtatgtgtgtgttcctctctttGAGATGCCAGATAGCAGAGTGTCTGTGATTATCAGGGGATGTAATCCTGTAGATGTAGGCCACAGTAGCCCAGACCAGACCTCTGACATCACCCACTAGATGGCCTGCCAGAAACAACAACAGTAAACAAGCCAGGCGGACAGACTGTCAcaacttctgccgaggctgcctcccctccttgttcgggcttcggcgttcgtcgtcaccggcttactagccactgtcgctccatatatcatcatttcatttgtcttgtcttgctcaattacacacacctggttcatatcccctcattagtccgtgtataagtgttccctcgtccttgtgggtgattgttttatgtgaattgagtggagctcggtggagctactcgtaccttgtattgcctgggtagatatttcccctgtgcctgtattttgctggagctacccgtaccttgtattgccagggtagattgttcccctgtgcctgtattttgtggtcgctatccagcgcaactgtgtacgacggaataaactctgtattcggtgatttaccctcctgcgcctgactccttctaatcacactctcacacagacagatgtCCTGATAACTGGGGGGAGGTcacaaaacagaaacaactccatatttcagcagacactcttatccagattgatttacaggaacaattagggttaagtaccttgctcaagggcacaataaCAGATTGTTTatctagtcagctcagggatttgaaccagcaacctttcggtttaCTGGCCCAACGCGCTTAATCACTAGGCTACTTCCCATAGAAAGATAAACAGGATGGATTTGGTATAACTGACTCCAGACTCTTAATAAACCCATATTCAACTTCAGCTTTTCTTTATAAAGCAGaaaatatcaaaaatgttatcaaagcGTGTTTAACTTCACATTGAATCACTTTGAATCTGAAACTGAAATTGAGCTGTAGAAAAGGAACCCCACAAGCATATTTGTAGAAGTAAAGACAAAACAAACCAGGTGTCGCTGAGTCAAGGAACAATGAATGACTTTACCGCAGCCAGGTGACTCACCTCTCACAGACTTGTACATTAGTTacagccggtgtgtgtgtgtgtttgtgtgtgtgtaaaactaaGGTGCGTCTCTCTCTTATCTTATGACCCTAGCACTATAGGGAATTATTTCCTGGTAAGGTTCATTCCATAGGTGGGATGTTACAGCAAACACATTAAGGTTGAAATAAGAGtaggttgtgtgagtgtgtgtgtacactcaTGCACATGCATGGGTGTGTGTTATCCTGTATGGTGTTTTTGTTGTAGCTGTCAGGTATGTGATGAGTAGCCATGAGGGTGGGGAAAGGTATTTCCGCTCAGAGGTGCTTGGTGTTCTCTGGAATTCGCTGGAAGTGGGAGAATGTGTGTCTTACGTTTAGCTGAAAGTATGTGTTAAGTTTAGCtgaaagtgtttgtgtgtgtgtgtgtgtgtgtgtgtctgtttgtgtatatgtgtgttgatTGGGTGACAGCGAGTGTTGGCGTGTGTCTCTCTGATGTGTTTGCGTATCGGGTGTCCTGTCAGATTGTCGCACCCTGAGCAGAAGTGACTCATACACAAGTTGTAGCACTGAAACAAAAACCTTCATGACTCAATTAGATATATTCTCTTTCTTTGAATGGAGGGACACCATCTCTATGTGTTACACATTTAGTGACACAGGACACTATGCGATCCAGGTCTGTtatccaatacacacacacacacacacacagaggtgtcATGCCCATGTGGGGCACAGGGGCACATGCCCCCTCGGGTTAGTCCTGTTtaaaaatgtttttgttgtttctctgtaatactactagctcctcgcaattttatgaagttggctttagctagcccagataggttcccaatctcccaacctcataactagctactaagaagcttttacccagattttagcagagatgcagggaagcacatttcatttatttaataagaaccaccagtcaggaggatacagacaacTCCAGAGGTATatttagatatgcagaaaaaatatacatatttatataataatttttttacatagaattaagcataatgattatagCTCtaattgcaggaaaaagctgtttcaggtgtttgaaaaaggAAAACATCTCAAATTTAAGGAAGGGGGcaccccccagccatcctcacctactttgtgccccctcagatttttggggtgcatgatgccactgcacacacacacacacacacagactcacatacacacacagttagCTCTGCGTGGGTGGAGCCGTATTGTGTCTCGAAGGATTTCACCGGCCCAGTCCTGGCGCACACAACACAGCACACACCCTTTGCTGTTGAAGGAGGTAGGAGTCTCCACACAATGTGAAGACACGACTTGGATGCTAAAGATCTAACATACCACGAAACATTATAGCATTATAAGGCCTACGTGAGTTCGATGGTGTATTTTAATCTCATTAGAGATATACCTGCGTTTTGGTGGAAAGTTTGGGATCTCTCGCTCTGAGTGAATGAACTGCGAAAGCACCGTATTACAACTTGGAGGAACAGGTTCTCTCCTCGCGCCCCGGGACATGTTTTAGCCGTGTTGGATAGGAAATTATTTTATCATATAATTAGTGGGCAAATCACCTTCTCGTCTCCACCATGAAGAGCTCAAGAGGGACAGTAGCGTCGCCATCTCTCCAGTCTTCTCCAAGGGCTGCGCGTCAGAGCGAGTGGCTGCGGAGCGCTCTGGCCCACCACCACTGCCCCGACCCCGGCGTGGAGAACGAGATAGTGGTCCTGGCAACGGGGATTGACCAGTACCTCCAGGAGGTCTTTCACCACTTGGTCTACCCTAAACAAGACGACGTGGTCTCGGCAGAGGACTTCACTGTGCTTTGCTCAGTGCTGGGGCTTACCGGAGAGGAAAGTGAGAcaagggatggagagaaggaagaggagggagatgatGAGGAGGGTCAAGGTATTTGCTTGAGGCTCCCTCACGAGCTGGCTTTTAGGGACTTCCATTCGCGTCTATGCGGTTATTTCCGCGTCCGAGCGCGCGATGGAACTGGACCGGGGGTCATGCGCCTCCCCGTTACGGAGGAAACAGAGCACATTGAGCGCGAGATCCGGCTTCGGTGGCCGCGGGTCCGGCGAAGGAAATGTGTCAGTTTCGACCTCACAATAGACCAAACCGGGAGGAGGCCCGCGGCCAAGACGAACAACTGTGAAACGGGTTCATCAGAACTACATCACAAGACAGGTAAGCAATTGGCTATAGCATATGAACTGAAGTCTGCTAAAATATCTGAACTGTTATGGTGACAGGTTCAAACCCGGCTGTGCTCCAGCTGCCCCCCGCCTCTCAATTGCTACATTGAAGGAATCCTGATGTGTTATCTCAAACTGAGGACACTAACACCAGGCCATATGAacaatcctcctctctcccacctctaggCCAGACAGAAGCAGAGTGTGTGGCTCTGCGGGAGCTGGTTGAGGACCTGCGCTCTGCTCTACAGGGCAGTGATGCTCGCTGCCTGGCTCTGGAGGTCGCATTACGACGACAGAGGGGCCCAGCCAGGCTTACCATGCACCACTCCAATGTAGCGACTTCAAACACAAGTACACCCTCAAACATACCAATTCCAAATGCCCAGGGACGAGAGAGGGGTGCACCTAACCCCCCAAAAGAAGTGATCCCAAATCCAAACCCTCAGGGCCGAGGGTGCGGGGTGGGGGAAGAGAGGGTAGCAGGGAGACGGGGCTCCAAAGACCCTATCCTCAGGGAGCTGCAGCTGATTCGCTCCTCACGTGATGGACAGCTGGAGGAGGCAATCAGGTTCAACCAGCGGCTGGAGGAGGAGCTTGGCTGGGCCTATCGGGAGGCTCGCAGGCTGGAAGGGGTGGAGTCTCGTCTACGGCAGGAGAACTCTGAGATCAGGTTGGTTTTGTTTGACTGATTTGTTtgatgattggttgattgattaatGGAATGGCTGGTTGATTGGTTtgttgactgactgattgattgtcTGATTGACAGGCGGAGAACAGAAGAGGCGAGGGAGGCTCTCAGAGAGGGGCTCCAGAAGGTGAGACTGATCCAGAAACAGGCTCAGAACGTCCCTCAGCTCCAGAGCAGAGTCACACAGCTGGAAACAGACATTCAAGAGTACAGGTAGACTATACAACACCCCCATCCCCATGTCTGGGCCTGGAGGTCCACTATACTGGCACGTAGGGGGCTGAATAAATGGGATTATGTTTGGTTAATATTCAACTCTATATCACATCACTGTAGCCTACATCACCAACAGCAACAACATAGCAACAACCCAGCATAGGCTCTGTCCTCTACACTGCTGATACAGTATATTAAGCACATAAACAGCAATGTGTTATTAATTGAGGTTGAAATGTAAAGTAGTCATTAGTGGGGTAAGTCATTGGCCCTGCCTCTCTCTGGTAGTGGTATCTGCAGTGGTTTAACAGCTTGGCTATCAGTGTGGAGCTGTAATACTCTCACCACGAAACATAAGAGACCagcaacacacgcacacatacacacatacacaaacgtgCACACACATAGTGATATTTGACCCATACTGTGCCTAAACTTTGACCTCTCAGATCACAGTGCACATGCAGAGGAAGCCATGCCTCACTGCCACGAGAGCCCATGGACGACACCTGCCTCCAGCGAGCGGTGGAGGGGAGAGCTGCCTCGgacgaggaagaggaagagagggagagggaggagaggaggaaggaggagaggaggaaggaggagagggggagggaggaaggacagTGCTGCCTGCTGGAGGTGAAGAGGCTCATCAACAGACTGCACAGCTGTGGTAAAGGGTGAGTGCAcggtacacacacgcacagacacacacagacacagacacacacacacacacacacacacacacaccagtagctgactctcttcctctcctctccaggtgtcaGAATACAACAGCCCACCACTTGCTACTCTCCCAGAACCTCCTCCTTGACAACCAGAACAATCTCCATGGCAATGACCTCCTCACGATCCCCAGGGGGCGGGGCCGCAGAGGTCACACCTatcaggaggagagggagaccgagttagagaaggtgagagagaaatagagaagggttctgtggtcctctgtagctcaattggtagagcatggcgcttgtaacgccagggtagtggtttcgatccccgggaccacccatacgtaaaaacgtatgcacacatgactgtaagtcgctttggataaaagcgtctgctaaatggcatattattattattctttggGCCAATTCCATTTATAtttagctccctccaaagataaataaataagtaAGACATGGAATTGATCCTGGAACATATAGAGGACTAGAGGCCAGTGGGAGGCAGTTATACAAATA from Coregonus clupeaformis isolate EN_2021a chromosome 12, ASM2061545v1, whole genome shotgun sequence includes:
- the LOC121577678 gene encoding EF-hand and coiled-coil domain-containing protein 1-like, which codes for MKSSRGTVASPSLQSSPRAARQSEWLRSALAHHHCPDPGVENEIVVLATGIDQYLQEVFHHLVYPKQDDVVSAEDFTVLCSVLGLTGEESETRDGEKEEEGDDEEGQGICLRLPHELAFRDFHSRLCGYFRVRARDGTGPGVMRLPVTEETEHIEREIRLRWPRVRRRKCVSFDLTIDQTGRRPAAKTNNCETGSSELHHKTGQTEAECVALRELVEDLRSALQGSDARCLALEVALRRQRGPARLTMHHSNVATSNTSTPSNIPIPNAQGRERGAPNPPKEVIPNPNPQGRGCGVGEERVAGRRGSKDPILRELQLIRSSRDGQLEEAIRFNQRLEEELGWAYREARRLEGVESRLRQENSEIRRRTEEAREALREGLQKVRLIQKQAQNVPQLQSRVTQLETDIQEYRSQCTCRGSHASLPREPMDDTCLQRAVEGRAASDEEEEEREREERRKEERRKEERGREEGQCCLLEVKRLINRLHSCGKGCQNTTAHHLLLSQNLLLDNQNNLHGNDLLTIPRGRGRRGHTYQEERETELEKRHEEVEGLRLEVQMVDTERVRLSLLEEKLTDTLTLLLQLRIKGVSRRSLGKMLMDTLDVCSRSGHGPSHVLQVANAFCAQLSSNELLRDGGGVGGEGGGGGRKARVAVSTIQRTSSTTKPPAHLLLSKHTTLSSPQTPQLPSMNTT